CAAcactttaataaaatttgataatcaaaatattaaatccTTAATTTATTGTCAAATGACTTATCGACTATCCATAATGGCAAAAATTTGCACACTATCCATGCAAAAAAAGTctacactatttttttatttattgagaatTTGGAACAACCATAAAAATTAGATTATTTCAATATAATCGATTATATTCTAGAATTAATTATAAgcataattcatatttttttggataaatttgttgaaaagtaatttaaaataattaattttggttaGCAACAAAAAATCAGATTTTACACAGCAAAAGAATatgaaaacaacttaaaaaaattgttgaaaaataatcatatactATAAATTTTCAGCTTcgtaaaaagaatttaaaaagttttttttttctttctaagttTAAATTAGGATCCGAAACATCCAGCTTATTTTGAGAATACtttgtttttctaaaaaaaatgctgaaatttgaaattgtaagTTATCCCAAACATGTTCTAAACagttaaaaattgaatattcatattttaagtTTATACTAGAGATATGATTAGTATAATACATTAatgatatatacatatataatcatCTATTAAGAAAAATCAGtcctttaatcaaataaatctcAATCCTACAAGAAATTAAAGTCTCATTCCTTAACACGGACGGCTATAATGTTACCCATGGCCATGGGTAACATATACCAACATCTCTCCTCTCGGTAACATGTACATCATTAGCATATTGATGCAATAACGTAAATGATAGTGATAGTGATACCCATCATTATAAGGGCCATAATGTATCGTAAATGCGTAATCGTGGGAATAATAACTAGCCACATGGCCAatacataatcaaataacaccGATTATGAATAACATTATCAAATAACCAAGCACATCAATATGCAAGTGCTTTTTATGCATAAACTAGCACCATTTCTATTTTTCCCCTTTTGCCTTTTCtccattataataataataaataaaaaaacatgtttaaaaaacTATGCCTGTTAGCCTTCAGAAATTGTTATGGCTGCTAGGTAAGACTTTAATTTTACTGGACTAACAAAGTAAAGCAAGGGTTTTCAATGTTCCATGGATAAAATTTGTCAACTAAAAATCACAATTATATGAGTGGTTGTTATTTCATTCTACACTcccaagttaaaataaaataaaatgagatgagattcatgcaaaaaatttaataattaataaatactgCCCTTGGgattaatatcattaaattaactaaagaaTTAATTACTGGGAACTCTGCTTATACCGCGTATAGAACAAGACACCACCAAACCAAGCTTTTTGATTGGTGGCTCACACTGTATAACTATCAACATCAACGTAAGCAAAGTGTTGCACAGTACGCCAACTCTTCACCTCAGTTTCCTTGTTGTTCAGTAATACTATAATGAGTGCAATTTAATATTAACAgttaataaacataaacataattCAACAAAGACAAAGAGAGTGCATGGGAGAGTAgcagaaatataaaataattaacttctGACATATTTTCTCTAGCattctttttataattgattataatttattaaaaatctcttatttttgataaattttatttttcatttaataattttatctgttgatttatattaataaaaaaataaaacttattaaaattaatgatttataataaattttaatcaatcgTATAAATAGAAAGAGTTTTGAGGAATCTCGAGAATGAAAAAAAGTGTGCTCAGCattctttaataattaaatgtattgaaaaaattttaaaatatgagatGCAAGTGCAAGGAAGAATATTCGACCCCTTTTCCGCGTTGTTGCTCTCCCCCACCGTTTGTGTGTGCTTTTCTATACCCATCCAATGGGTCGATGTGGGACATTTCATACTCATTTGAAGTGGTCAATAATTCAACCAGCATATTCATGAATTAGAATTACtcttctcttttacttttttttctctcacgaGAGATTATTTATTCTAATTGATATGTTAAAGCCATAATCTTAATTCTGAGGGACCCACAAATGTGGAAAACTCGCTTGTTTTTGGGGCAGTCAAATTcacctctttttccttctcttttctcACCCTTTAAATCCCCCCTTCCTCTCACCTTCTTTGTTAAGAAAAACCATTCTCTTCCCTTCTATTTGATTCACACCTCCACACTGTCTCTATCACCAATCCCTTATATCCCCCCTCCACTTAGCATACCATAATTCACCGTCAATTTCCCCATTGATGATCCATTTGGCATTTCATCATATTTCACCACTTGTCCTACTCCACTTGGATAATTTCCTAACGTATAGTTTTCAAAAATCCTTGTTCTTCATGAGCTTATAGTTTATGAGTCCTACGATTTTTGGCAATTCAGCAACACTATAGATATATCTTAGGCTAAGAGAAGCCTTAGCAGCAACTCAAATCCAAAAGTGTAAGCCTTTCTTCTTGTTATTAGTCCATCTTCACCAATGGAAGAGAATATGAAGTGTGAACTAGTTGGTCTCATTGATGAGTTAATGCAAGGGAAGGAGCTAGCAAAGCAGCTTTGTGACCATCTAGtctcattatcatcatcatcttctcatGAAACAAATGAAGTCCTAATTGAGAAAATACTTTCCACCTATGAGAAAGCACTTGCCATGCTGAATTGCAAGGCTAATGTAGGAGAAAGTAAGGCCAACATTAATGGCAGCATGATGGATtccccttgttctttcacaaaTGGTAGCCCCAAAAGTGAGGTCATGGAGCCTGAGATTAAGAACAAAGATGTCTTTAAGAAAAGGTAACGTCAAAAgttcttttttcaaaaaagtaTTGTTTCTTTTGAACATGGGGTGAGAAAGTTAATGGTCTGATTTCAATTTGGGGTTCTTTGAATTTGTGCAGAAAGACCATGTCAACGTGCACAGAACAAGTGAAGGTGTGCTTGGGAACGGCGCATGAAGGATCTCTGGATGATGGCTATAGTTGGAGAAAATATGGACAGAAGGATATTCTCGGAGCTAAGTTTCCAAGGTAAAAATTTGGGTTTTTTTGCCTCAAATATGCATAATTGAAGTTTTTTTACCATAAGGGAAAATTTGCATAATTTGGTATTTGAATATGACTGAAATTAAAGAAAGGTTCATCTATATAGCCTTTTTGATAAACTATTACTGGAGTTACTGCCAAAGGCCATAGGTAGGCACCcctcaaacaaaaataacaaaaaatcattGGCCAATGGAGTCTAAAGagggaaataaataataataacaaattttggCACGCCTAGCTCATGTTCCCTCGTTGTAACTTTTATCACTTTTCAGCCAATGGAGTGAGTGAGGACAAAAgtgctttttataaaaagacaaGTAAAACTTATCTAAAGGACAACGTTAGCTAGATTGAATTCACTACAATTGCAGCTTTTTAATAAATGCACAAAGTGTCATTAATTCTGAGGCTCCGGTATGTGTCCTGCAATATAGAAGGGATGCATTAGTACATTAGAAAAATCTGGCAATCTTATCAAGTTGTGGaaattgtttgtttatttagCATGATGGTCTTAAAGGGTGTGGCAGGTCAGTTacccattttatttagcattaaaAACAGTTATGTGCAAGCCGAATTCACAATTGTAGTAGAATAGGGGGACAGATTAAAATACGGCTTTAACATATGGATAAATTATTAAGGATGTGTTTGGAAAACCATCCAAACTTCGTTGAACGGGAGTTTTCCACTTTCCAATGTAGAAATGAGAAGCAAGGGGAGTTAAGTTTGGTGTAACTTTTATACAAACACACACTAAATGTGTCTGAGTTCTCTTAAACGCAACCcgaaagtaattatttttctgctttgtaatttttgtatcagaaagtgtatttttttttccattcaacATGATTCTAATGCAtttccaaacatgcactaaatGATCCAAAATTATTATAGTAAACATTAACATTTATACGATATATAATAGAgattattaatcattttttataaattgaatacCTACTACATAGAGATTGATCAAAATTGTACATATGTAATTATTTCATACTATTTAGTAATTTCTCTTtgatatttctttattatttatatttttagcatACAGCCATACACTACAGGTCAATATAATCTTTGAAGCTACTACTAAAAAGAATACAAAAGCTGTTCAATAATATTAGTTTTGATGTTCCCTATATCATCAGCATATAAAAAAGGGCATTGTGCCATTCTccttatatattctaattactGAAGTAGCATTTTATATTGAAGCAATCCGtggtcatttttttttctgacaaACAGTGGTTTTGCATTGCAGAGGATATTACAGATGCACATATAGAAATGTACAAGGATGTCTGGCCACAAAGCAGGTGCAAAAGTCAGATGAAGACCCAATGATATGTGAAATAACCTACAAAGGAAGACACACATGCACCCAAGCAAGTCACTTAAACAAAACAGTGATACCCCCATCAAAGACAAAGGTGAACTTGTTGGGAGAAAATAAGCACCAAACCCATCAAATTAAGAATCAACCACGGCAAGAGAAAATAGAACAACAACCACCAGAGACATTTTTCACATTTGGATCATCATCAGGTCTTGAAGTTAAAATAGAGGACATCGACCACAAGGAGGGCATATTCCCATCATTTTGCTTTTCTTCTCCATCAATAGTAGGGTCAGAAAATGGGGACGACAACAACAGCAGCATATTCTCATACACCATGATTGAGAACAACTTAATGGAAAGCTTCTCTCCTGCCTTCATATCTCCAACAACTTCAGATATAGAATCAAACACTTTCTGCCACTGGGGGAGCACTGGACTAGGCCAAAGTGTGCAAAGCTCAGGGTCTGATATCACTGATATAGTTTCAGCACCAACTTCAGTCACCAATTCACCAATAATGGACCTTGATTTCTTTTTCGATAAGATCGATTTCGACACAGATTTCCCTTTGAGCACCATGGAACTTTGCACTTAATAAATTGTCCCCACTTCTAAGTTTACAGCATATGTGATTTCTATGCGGATTAACTGTGAGTTTTGTAGATCCTGACTAGCACCATAACCGAGGGAAGGAAGTCTATAATAATCACCATAGATCATGTCCATAAATGAAGACAATGAAAAACTTCCCTCTTGTGCTAATTAAGAGAGTTTTCATGTACCTAGGCTGCaatgtgaaaataatttgtaGGTTGTAGCTTAATTTGGTGCATGTTTGGTTTGCAATGGAAATTGTTGTAATGCGCGTTCCAATGTAGATCTTAtggataaaagtaaaatgaaatcaaaagaGTTCTAATCTTTTAGCATAATTATTTTTGACTCAAAAGTCATTCCGCACCGGATTTCCAAACATGCTCAGTCTCGTGTGGTTTCTCACTTCAGTTGTAACATAGTCATGTATCTTGGCTCAAACACAGCAACAAATTgtga
The Glycine max cultivar Williams 82 chromosome 16, Glycine_max_v4.0, whole genome shotgun sequence genome window above contains:
- the WRKY60 gene encoding WRKY transcription factor 60, with translation MEENMKCELVGLIDELMQGKELAKQLCDHLVSLSSSSSHETNEVLIEKILSTYEKALAMLNCKANVGESKANINGSMMDSPCSFTNGSPKSEVMEPEIKNKDVFKKRKTMSTCTEQVKVCLGTAHEGSLDDGYSWRKYGQKDILGAKFPRGYYRCTYRNVQGCLATKQVQKSDEDPMICEITYKGRHTCTQASHLNKTVIPPSKTKVNLLGENKHQTHQIKNQPRQEKIEQQPPETFFTFGSSSGLEVKIEDIDHKEGIFPSFCFSSPSIVGSENGDDNNSSIFSYTMIENNLMESFSPAFISPTTSDIESNTFCHWGSTGLGQSVQSSGSDITDIVSAPTSVTNSPIMDLDFFFDKIDFDTDFPLSTMELCT